The Acidobacteriota bacterium genome contains the following window.
TCAATGCGATCAGCCGGATGTGTGGTTTGAAAAAAGAGTGCCGCTTAGACATTTGTTCAAAGCCTCCTGCCTTTTATCCATCAGTCTTCGCTCCTCGCCCTCGACAACAGAGCCCATGCCGAGAAAACGGATGGCCTTCACTCGTCGCGCAGCGCGATCATTGGATCCACCCTCGTCGCTTTGCGCGCGGGCAGGTAGCAGGCCAGCAACGTCACGCCTGTCAACAACAGCGTGATCACGATGAACGTCAGCGGGTCGGTCGCACTCACGCTAAACAAGAGCGTCGTCATTAGCCGCGTCAGCGCCCACGCTCCGGCCAAGCCTAGTACGATCCCGATAAGCGCCAGCTTGATTCCGTGCCCGATGAACAGCTTCAGCACGTCACCCGCCTGCGCCCCCAACGCCAACCGAATGCCGATCTCGTGGGTGCGCTGCGTGACCGTGTAGGCCATCACGCCGTAGATGCCGATGGCGGCGATCAGTAGGGCGACAGCAGCGAAGACGCCAAAGATCGCCAGGATGAACCGGCGCTGATCGAGCGAGGATGAGAAAACCTGGTCGAGAGTGCGGAAGCTGAGCGGGACATCGGGACGCAGCGCCGCAACGGCGGCGCGCATCGCCAAAATCAGCGCCGGTGGATCATTCGATGCGCGCACGATGATGGAAAGGCTGGAGACCTGCCACCATTGCGGACGCTGCAATGAATAGGCATAAACCATCGGGCCAGCCTCGGCGTCCAAAGCATGGCGCACATCACCGACCACGCCGACGACGTGGAGCAGGCGTTTATCGGTGTCCATATTGCCAAACTGAATGCGCTGGCCGAGCGGGTCTTCATGCGGCCAGTACCGCTGCGCTAACGATTGGCTGATGACTGCGACGTGTGGCGAATTAACCGTGTCGCCGCGGTCAAACAGTCGTCCCCGCAAGAGCGGAATGCCCATCGCCGCAAAGTAGCCGGTGCTGGCTGGTGCGTACCCCGCCTGACCCCGCCGCGACGGATCGTTATCAATCAGAAACGTGCCGGTCGCCCCGGGGCCAGTCAGCGGCAAGGAGGCGATGCCGCCGACGGCCGTGACGCCCGGCAATTGTCCGAGCCGATCCAGCAGTTGCACATAGAATCGCCGCAACTGCTCGTCTTCCTCCGGCGTGATCGTCGAAGGCAACGCCAGCCTCATCACCACCGCGCTCCCGGTCTTGAAGCCAGGATCAATTTGCCACAACCGCAAGAAGCTGCGTCCCAACAAGCCCGCGCCCGTGAGCAGTACCAGCGTCAGAGAGATCTGTAATGCGACCAACGCGCCGCGCATTCGCCCGCCCGCAGATTGCCCGCGCCCGGCTTCATTTAATCCCTTCTGCAAATTCTGTCTGGCAAATCGCAACGCGGGCAGCAAGCCCAGCGCGACGGCAATCAACACGGCCAATCCGCAGGCGAATAGCAGAACGCGCCCATCCACCGCAATTACGTTGACACGCGGCAGATTTCTCTGATCGAGTTGGAGCAGCAGCGCCACGCCAGCCCGCGCCAGCAGCGTGCCCAGCGCCGCCGCGAGCAGCGTCATTTCCAGATTTTCGATCACAAGTTGCCGCGCCAGCCGCCATCGCCCAGCGCCCAACGCCGCTCTCACCGTGAATTCGCGCTGCCGCGTGATGTATCGCGCGAGCAGAAGATTGGAGACATTGGCGCACGCCACCAGCAGCAGCATCGCTACCGCGCCAGCGAAGAGCCACAGGTTCTCGCGTGAATTTCGAGTCAGATACTGTTGCGCCGGGATAAGCGTGAAATCCACGGCGTCCATCGCCGTGCCGTGCGTCTGTAGCAACTGCTTGGCGATTGCGCTCAACTCCGCGCGCGCCTCCTCGATCCGGACGCCAGGACGCAGCCGTCCAATCGTCCCCAAGCTGTGCGCCGCGCGTGAAGTGTTCGGCGGCTCGATGCTTCTCGTGACCCAAACTTCAGTCTCCGGCGGGAAGTTGAAGCTCGCCGGCATGACGCCTACGACGGTGCAACTGACACCGTCTACATTCAGCCGCACGTCGCTGAAATCGGCTCGCCCGCCGAGCAGCCGCTGCCAGAAACCAAAGCTGACCAGCACGGCTGCTGGCCCGGGGTACTGCGTCTCTTCAAGCAGAAAGGTGCGGCCCGCGATGGGTTCCACACCGAGGACTTCAAAAATCCGCCGCGAGGCATAAGAGACCCGCGTCCGCACGGCCTCGCTGCCGCCTGTGACTACGAGGTTGCCGCCGCCGACGTGCCCCAACGCCACAAAGCTCTGGCTTCGCGCCTCGAGATCCGCGAAGTCTGGTTCCGAGACTCCCATCGCGCCGCCCGACGCATTGACCTCGCGCAAGTAAACCAGACGCTCCGCTTCGGGAAAGGGAAGCGGCCGCAACAACACTGCGTCCACGACGCTGAAGATCGCCGTCGTCGCGCCGATGCCTAAGCTGAGCGTTATGATCGCAATCAACGCGACGCCAGGCTTTGTTCGCAACATGCGCATGCCATAACGCACATCTTGAAACATCTCATCCTCCAATCTTCCAATCTTCGCGGTTGCAGAAGCAGCGCATCCCAAAACGCTCCGAGACTGCGGCGCAGCAAATCAGTTCTTGTTTTCCAATTGAGCTTGTCCCAATCCACCAGGAGCAACTCGCGGTATCGCAGCTCCGCTTCCCACTCCTGTCGCCAATCGGCGCGCAAACGGCGCGGGACAATCACGCCGATGAATTGGATCAGCCTCAGATGTGGTTTCACGTTCCCCACGGTTATTCCTGCCGCAGCGCCTCTAGCGGATCTACCTGCGCCGCTTTGCGCGCGGGCAGCCAACAAGCTAGCAAAGCTACCAATGTCAGCAATGACGCGATGACGGCGAAGGTCAAAGGGTCAGTCCCCTTCACGCCGTAAAGCTGGTCCGCCACCTGGCGCTGCCACGCCTCCGCGGCGAAATACTCGCTCGCCAGAAGTCGCTTCAGGGCATATCCGGTCAACGCGCCGACACCCAGTCCGAGCAGCACCAGTTTCATTCCTTGCCAGACCACTAGCCGCAAGACGTCGCGGGCTTGCGCGCCCAGCGCCATCCGTATGCCGATCTCGTTTGTGCGTTGTGCGACCGAGTAGGCCAACACGCCTGACAGTCCGATGCCCGCGAGCAGTAGTGCCAGCCCGCCGAAAAAGCTAAGCAGCAAGGCGTACAAGCGTTCCTGTCCCAACGTGGCCTGCGAGCGCGCTGTTTGCGAGTTGATCTCTGTGACCGGCAAGTCGCCGTCGAGTTCGCGCACGACTTGACGCACGGTAGCGGCGAGCGCGGTTGGTTCGGCCGCCGTGCGCAGGGCGAAATGCATCTCGCCGAGAACGTCGCCTTCCTGCTGCCACGGAGTGTAGATCAGCGGCTTGATCTCTTCGCGCTGGCTCCTGTATTTGGTGTCAGCGACCACGCCGATGATCTCGACTTCGTGTTTGCGGTTGCTACCGGGGAACGTGACGTGTTTGCCAAGCACGTCTTCATTCGGGAAGAACTTGCGTTCGAAGGTTTGACTTACGATGGCGACTCGGGGCGCGCGCTGGTCATCATGCGCCGTGAAGCACCGCCCACGCAGGAACGGAATTTCCATCGTCGCAAAATAGTTCTCGCGGATCATCTGCCGGTTGGTGTCGTGTTCCACGGCAGTCTTTTCATTCCCCCCGGGCAGCAGGATGTCCTCGTACCAATTTTCATTGGCGATGAGCGCGATCCTTCCGAATGTTGCAGCCTGCACGCCAGGCAGGTTATCCAGCCGCTCAAAGAGTTGCTGGTAGAACTGCATCAACCGCTCGGCTTTGTATCCACCCTGCTCCGGCTGCAACGCGAAGACCAGGAGGTTTTCCTGATTGAAGCCCAGGTTGACTCGTTGCAGATTGGAGAGCGTGCGGATGAACAAACCGGCGCCGACCAATAACAGCAACGAGAGTCCGACCTGCGCGACGATCAGCCCCTTGCTCAGCCGCGACACCGCGCCTGTCGTGCGTCGGCTCTGTTTGAGCGCGGTCGCCAAATCGAGGCTGGTCGCACGCCACGCGGGCGCCAATCCGAACAGCGCACCCGTGAAGAGCGAGACGCCAAGCGTGAACACGAGCACCCGCCAATTCAAATTAACGTCCACGCCGCTGGGCAAGAATCTCGTGTCTTTGTCGGTCAGTGTCAGGAGCGCGCTCTTACCCCAGAAAGCGAAGAGCACGCCAACCGCGCCTCCCAACGCAGCGAGCAGCACACTTTCAGTCAGCAGTTGTCGCACCAGGCGCCAGCGCCCCGCGCCGACCGCGAGCCGCACGCTGATTTCCGGGCCGCGCAAGGCCGCCCGTGCCATCAACAGGTTTGCAACGTTGGCGCACGCAATCAGCAGCACAAGCGCCACAACGATGAACAAACCGTAGATCGTGGTTGAATACAGTCTGCGGCGGTCCAGCATCCCACGGCTCCCGGATTCCGCAATCAGGCGCGGGTAATCTTTCTGCTCGAGTTGCGCCGGTTCATTCGCCTTGCGCGGCGGCGGCCTGACCTCCAACGCGGCGGCTTGAAAAGTAGCGTTCAAGCTGTCGCGCGCCTGTTCGTAGGTTGCGCCCGGTTTTAGCCGCCCCATCAAGTTCAGCCACCAGACGCCTGGTTCTTTCGCCGTGCCCAATCTGCTTTGTTCGCCCAACAGCAGTGGCTCGCAGGCAACCGGGACGGTGACGGCGGGGTGATAATCCACTTGCGACGTGCCGGTGAAAGCGGCCGGCGTCACGCCGATGATGGTGAACGACAGCTTGTTGAGGTTGAGCTGTTGGCCGATGACGGAGGGATTCGCGCCAAACCGCTCTTGCCAAAACTGATGGCTGAGCACGACCACTGGCGCTGCGCCTTGCCAATCATCTTCGTCAGTGATTCCGCGCCCCAGAGTTGGTTGCATTCGCAGCCCGGCGTAATAGCCGCCGGACACGGCTTCCCCTTTGACAATCTCCGCCTGCTCCCCCACCACCGCAGTCACTTCGTGGATCGGAGCGAAGGCAAAGAAATCGCTGAGCGGGCTTTCCGGCGCAACGGCGCGCGCCTGGCGCATCTTTTCAAAGACCTCGTGGCGAAACAGCGAAAGTCCTTTTGTGTTCGGCGGCCCGGGCACGAACGACGTGCCGCTCATTCCATTCACTCTGAACGAGAGTCCGGCTTGCCATTCAAAGAGCACCAACCGCTCCGGCTCAGCGACCGGCAAGGTCCTCAGCAACACAGCGTCCACCACACTGAATAATGCGGTGTTCGCCCCTATGCCCAGCGCCAGGGAAAGCACGGCGACCACCGTGAAGCCTTTATGCTTGAGCAGCATTCGCACGCCGTAACGCAAATCTTGAAACACCTCGTCCTCCAATCTTTGTGGTTGCAACGCCAGCGCATCCCAGAACGCGCCGAGACTGCGGCGGACCAGATCAAATCTTGTTTTCCAATTGAGGTTGTCCCAATCAGCCAGCAGCAACTCGCGGTATCGCAACTCAGCTTCCCACTCCTGCTTCCAATCCGCTCGCAAGCGGCGCGGCACAATCACGCCGATCAAGGCGATCAGCCAGAGCCAGAAACGAAAGCGCGTTGTTTGCGTCAAACCAGCCATTGGTTTCACTCGTGCCTCAGCGCCAGCAGCGGATCAACTTGCGTCGCCCGGCGGGCAGGGAAATAACAGGCCACCGACGCCACCACCAGCAGCAGTACGGGAAGCAACACAAACGTCCACGGATCAGTCGCGCTCACGTCGAAGAGCAGCGTCTCCATCAAGCGCGTCAGTGCGAATGAAGCCACTAACCCGAACGCCACGCCGAGCAGTGTCAGCTTCATCCCCTGCCCCTGCACCAACCGCAGTACATCTCGCGCCTCGGCGCCCAACGCCATCCGAATGCCCAACTCGTGTGTGCGTTGCGCAACCGAGTAGGCAATCACGCCGTAAATCCCGATGGCGGCCAGCAACAACGCCAGCCCCGCAAACACTCCCAGCAACGTCATCAATACGCGACGTTCTGCAATTGAGTCTGCGAGCGTGGCGTCGAGTGTGGTCAGGCCGGCAACGCCCAGGTCTTTATCCACCGCCGCAACTGCTTGCTTGAGCGCGCCAGCCACCATTTGCGGTTCGCCTTTGGGACGCACCAACAGGCTCATAAACGACCAGACGCTTTGCGGGTGCGGAACGTAAGCGAGCGGCGGCGCTTCGCTCTCCAACTTCAACTGTCTGACATCGCCGGCGACGCCAACGATCTCGAACCAGACCGGAGGCCTCCGAGTGCCGAGGTGAATGCGTTTGCCGGCGACCTCTTCGTTCGGGAAAAAGCGTTTGGCGAAACTTTGATTGACGATGACTACGCCAGGGGCTTGTGCATCGTCGTGGATGCTGAAAGCCCGGCCGCCGAGCAGCGGGATTTGCAACGTGCGGAAATAATCCGGGCTGACAGGAATTTGCCCGGCAAACAACCCCTGCGGAGTTTCGGGACGGCCTTCGATGATGAAGATGCGCGAGTTGTAAATGTCACTCAGCGGCGAGTAGGCGGCGGTAGCTGTGGCCTCAACACCGGGCAAGGCTTGCAGCTTCTCGGTGATTTGTTGCAGGAAAGCGGTGCGCTTTTCAGGTTGCCCGTAACGCGCATCCGGGAGGTTGAGATTCAATGTCACCACGCCTTCCGGCTTGAAGCCCGGATCAACCGCCTGCAACTTGAGAAAGCTTTTGATGAGCAGTCCCGCGCCCACCAGCAACACCAGCGACAACGCGATTTCAACGACCATTAGCCCTGCGCGCAAGCGTTGGCCGTCCGGTCTGGATGCCGCGCTGCCTTTCAAAACCGCACTCGGTTGCTGAAGCGAAACCTGCAATGCCGGCATCAAACCGAACACTGCGCCCGTCAACAGAACAGCCAACGCCGTGAAGCCGAGCGCCCGGCCATCGAGCGCGACCTCATCCAATCGAGCCAGCTTCAGCACACTGAGCCCCTTCAACCAACTCAGACTCCACACGGCCAACAGCAATCCCGCTATGCCACCGAACGCCGCCAGCAGCAGGCTCTCCGTCAACAACTGCCGCAGCAAACGCCCGCGACTTGCGCCCAACGCCGCGCGCACGGCCATCTCCCGTTCTCGGCCCGACGCGCGGGCCAGCAGCAGGTTGGCGATGTTGGCGCAGGCAATCAGCAACACAAAGGCGACCGCGCCAAACAACACCAACAACGGTCTGCGAATCGCGCCCGTCAACTGCTCGTTGAGCGGCCTCAGATCGAAATGATCCCGCGTGGATCGCGCGGATTGCGCCGCCAACTCTGCCGCCATGCTGTCCATCCCGGCGTGCGCCTGTTCGCGAGACAAACCCGGCTTCAGGCGAGCCAGCACGTTTATGAAATAGGCCTGACGATTGGCCTGCGGGTCGAGCGTCAAGGTCCTCCAAAGCCTGGTCTCATCGGGATAATTGAAGCCCGGCGGCATCACTCCAATCACAGTGCAGGGCCGAGCATTGATGGTCACTTGCTGTCCGATGATGCCCGGTGCAGCGCCGAATTGCTGCTGCCATAACGCGTGACTGAGCACGACCACGGCTTCCGCCCCCGGTTTGTCTTCGTCGGGCAGAAAGCCGCGCCCTAACAGCGGCGGCACGCCCAGCGTCTCGAAAAAGCCAGCCGAGACATTGGCGCCGCGCACCAATGCCGCTTCATCCGCACCAGCAAGATTGAAGCGCCCATTGGTAAAAGCCGTCATCTGCTCGAAGACCTGATTCCGCTGTTGCCAATCAATGAAAAGCGGCACCGAGCTGGGGAGGTCTTTGGCCGTCTGCTCGGCATTCGCGCGCCAGACCATCACCAGCCGCTCCGGGTTCTTGAACGGCAGCGGCTTGAGCAACATGGAATTGACCATCGTAAAAATGGTCGTGTTCGCGCCGATGCCGAGGGCGAGTGTGACGACGGCAATCAACGTGAAGCCGGGGTCCTTCAGCAGCATTCGTATGCCGTAACGCAGGTCTTGAAACATCTCGTCCTCCAATCGCTGCGGTTGTAACAGCAGCGCATCCCAAAACGCGCCAAGACTGCGCCGCAGCAGATCAAGTTTGGTTTTCCAGTTGAGCTTGTTCCAATCAGCCAGTAACTCTTCGCGATGTCTTAACTCGGCCTCCCATTCTTGCTTCCAATCGGCGCGCAGTCTTCGCGGAACGATCACGCCGATGACGTTGATTAACCAAAGATGCGGCTGTTTGTGGCGCTTGCTGGACCGGTTTGAGAGCGACATCTGAAACCCCGCTGATCATCCTCGTTCACGAGAGGGCTTGATCTTCGATGGGTAAGGCGCGAGATTTTCCAACATCCGGTAGCGTTTTGTGGCTTCGGCTAAGGCGTCTTTTCCGTCGGAGGTCAATTCGTAATACTTGCGCGGAGGCCGTCCTTCACGTTGAGCGATACCCGCCTTCTCCCATTTGGAATCAATGAGACTCGTTTCCTCGAGCCTGCGCAGCGCCGGGTAGACGGTCCCACTCGGCAAGCCGGTGATATCCATAATGTCGAAGCCGTATTGATAGCCGTTAGACAGCGCTTGCAGGATCGCCGCCGCCGAATGAGAGAGGTACGCTTTCGGACTCATCAGCCCTCCTTTGACTGTCCTGAGTAGGATGCTAGTTATATAGAATGCTACATAGGCTGTCAAGGTTGAAGGTTGGCTGCCCCTTTTCTCGTTTACAGCAAGATCGCTCGTGTAGTAAAAAGCGAACGATCGCGCTGCAAGAGGTGCGGTATGGAAGCCATATGCGAGATCAGCAAGCCGCAACACAGGGACGCCACCCGCGGACAGGTATTCTCGATCGCCTGCAGCCCGTCGCAACTCCCAGTCTGTTAAGATTGCTCGGCAAGAAAAGCGCCGCGCGTAAGACCACCACCAACAGAACGACAAAACGAAAGGAGTCAGCATGAGTGACAAACACCACGACGTTGCGTTGATTTTGAAGCTGTATGAGCTTCGCCGCGAGGAGGGGATTCGCCGCGCGCGCAAATGGTACTTCACCGAGTTCAACCCACAGAGCGCCGAGGACATTGTGAAGATCTTCGGCAGCGGACACGACGGAAGCGCCTACTATCGAATGATAACTTCCTACTGGGAAATGGCCTCGTCTTTTGTGAACAACGGCGGAATAGACGAGAAGATGTTCCTGGATGCCAACGGAGAGCACGTCGGGGTGTTCTCGAAGCTCGAGCCGTTCATCACCGAAGTGCGGGAGGCGATCGGCCAGCCGGACTACCTGCGCCAGCTCGAAACTCTGGTTGGCAAAACACCAAACGCGAAGGAGCGGCTCGACCGGCTTCGCGGAGTATTTTCACGCTGGTCAAAGATCGCAAAGGAGTCAGCGTAATCGAGGAGGATTGCAATGCGATTTATCACAGTCTTCAGCCTTGTCACCGTCATGTTGTCCGGCATGATCTTCTCGGTTTTGGCAGGTTCGTATTCGGACAAGAAACTCACCAAAGCAGACGTCGACGCAATGATGAAGGAGCTTTCCAACTGGGGGCGCTGGGGCAAAGACGATCAGCTTGGCGCAATGAACCTGATCACTCCGGCGAAGCGAAAGCAAGCCGCGGCGCTGGTGAAAGACGGCGTTTCAATTTCGCTGGCGCGCGACACCAACACCGAAACTGCACCGGACAACGCGCAGCCTTACGAGCATTCGATGACGCTGAGCGGCGTCGGCAATCGCGGACAGTTCAGCCTGGATAAGATCGGCGTCTCTTTTCACGGCTACCAACACACGCATTTGGATGCGCTCTGTCATATGTTCTGGCAGGGCAAAATGTATAACGGATTCTCGCAGGAAGAAGTCACTAAAGAGGGCGCAGCAAAACTCTCGATCGCGAATCTGAAGCCGGGCGTCTTCACCCGTGGGATTCTGATTGACCTGCCTAAGCTCAAAGGCGTGCCGTACCTTGAACCCGGAACGCCGATTTATCCCGAAGACCTGGATGCGTGGGAGAAGATGGCGAAGATCAAGGTTTCACCGGGAGATGTCATCTTCGTCCGCACTGGACGATGGGCACGCCGGGCCGCGGTTGGCGCCTGGGATGTGAGCGGGAAGTCTGCCGGGCTTCACGCTTCGTGCGCAAGATGGATCAGGCAACGCGACGTTGCGATCATCGGGAGCGATGTGGCGAGCGACTTGCTCCCTTCAGGCATCGACGGCGTGTCGCATCCGATTCATCAACTGGTGCTGGTAGCGATGGGCGTGCATATCTTCGACAACTGCGATCTTGAAGCCGTGAGCGAAGCCTGCGCAAAACGCAATCGATGGGATTTCTTGCTGACGGCCGCGCCGATCGCGGTGGTCGGCGGCACTGGATCGCCGCTCAATCCGATTGCTACCTTCTGATCAGTGACGGTGTTTGGGAGATCGAATGGAATCGCCAGGTCGACTACTTATCACGATGGTGCTCGCTGGAGTTGTGTCTGTTTCCTCCGAGGGCATTGCCGCTTTTCGCAACGACGCCGAGCAACAGCAACCGCCGCAGGCTGATCCGGCGAGCGCCGAGATCTACCAGCAGAAATGCGCGATGTGCCATGAAAACCCGGTGGATCGAGTCCCGCCTCGATTCCTGATCGCGAGACGCTCGGCCGAGGATGTCATCCACACTCTGACCACCGGCGCGATGAAACAACAAGCGGCCGGCCTAAACGCCGATCAGATTCGAGCGCTCGCGATTTATCTCACCGGCAAACAGCCCGGCGCGCCTGTTCAGGCAAACCTCGAAGCGAACCGCTGCAAGGGCAGCGGCGGACCGATTAATCTCAACGGCCCCCAGTGGAACGGATGGGGACGTGACAATCAGAACTCTCGCTATCAGCCCAAGCCGGAACTAAAAGCTGAAGACGTTCCCAAGCTGAAGGTGAAGTGGGCCTGGTCGCATCCCGGTCCGATGGCGACTGGACAGCCGGTGATCATCGGCGATCGTCTCTATATCACTACCGAGGTGGGACAGATCTTTTGCTTGAACGCGCAAACGGGTTGCACGTATTGGACGATGAACGCCGGAGCAGCAGTTCGCGCCGCGATGAGCGTCGGTCCGCTGCCTCCCGGATCGCAGGCCAGGTTTGCGCTTTATTTCGGCGATGAGAAATCAAACGTTCAGGCTGTGGATGCCGCGACCGGAAGGCTGCTGTGGAAGACGAAGATCGAGGAGCATCTGCTCTCGCGGATAACCGGCTCGCCGGTGCTGTACCGGGACCGGATCTATGTGCCCGTTTCCTCTTTTGAAGAGACCGCCGGACGCGACAGCAAGTATGAGTGCTGCACGTTTCGCGGCAGTGTTGTAGCGCTCAACGCCTACTCGGGCAAGGTCCTCTGGAAGACGTTCACGGTCCAGGATGTGCCGAAGCCCTTTAAGAAAAACTCCACCGGCACGCAGATGTACGGTCCCGCCGGCGGCGCAATCTGGTCGGCCCCGGCACTCGATCTGAAACGTAAGCTGATTTACGCCGGCTCCGGCAATTCATACACCGATGCCGCAACGGCGCTCACTGACGCGATCATTGCATTCGACATGGAGACGGGCAAGATCAAGTGGTCGAATCAAGTCACTCCCAAAGACAATTTCCTGGTAGGCTGCCGCCAGCCCGGCGTCGGCAACTGCCCTGAAGAAGCGGGACCCGACTATGACTTTGGCAGCTCCCCGATTCTGCACACGTTGCCCAACGGCAAGCAGGTCATTCTGGCCGGGCAGAAGTCCGGCGTGATGTATGCGCTTGATCCCGGCGACAACGGTAAGATTCTGTGGCAAGTGAAAGTAGGTAACGGCGGCGCGCTCGGCGGGATCGAGTGGGGATTCGCAGCCGATTCGGAAAACGCTTACGTGCCGATGGCCGACGTGTTTGGCGCGGGCCGTAAGCCGGGCATAACCGCCTTGAAGATCGCAACCGGAGAGAAGCTTTGGTATGTGCCGGCGCCTCCGGCGAAATGCAGTTGGGGAACGACACGTTGCGCCAACTCTCAATCTCAAGCGGCGACGGTCATTCCCGGCGCAGTCTTTTCAGGAACCGCGGACGGGCATCTGCGGGCTTACTCGACCAAAGACGGAACGGTGATCTGGGACTTTGATACGGCGGCCGAGCCCTACGACGGCGTCAACGGAGTGAAGGCGAAGGGCGGCACGTTGGATGGCGGCGGACCAACGATCGCGAATGGAGTGCTGTACGTGAATTCCGGCTACGGCCGGATCATCGGCCAGCCGGGCAATGTGCTGCTGGCGTTCACGGTTGATGGTAAGTGATTCGGACGGTTCTTTTAGAACGGGCGTATACCTGAGAGAATTAGGAGCGAATGCGCGACGAAGTCGATCAAAGAGGCACGAGCGCTGCAACCCAACCGGGAGGGAGTATCACCATTCCTCCCGAGCTTGCGGACGTGGTGAGAGTGGGTGTGCGCGCCGGCCGCGAAGTGCCGGGCAGTGTGGCGCTGGGCGGTTCAGTGTGTGCTCTCTTCGCTCATCATAGAGAGTCGATCGACATCGATTTTGTTCTTACCGATCTCAACAAACGATTTCAGGAAGTGAGAGAACATCTGTTAGAGGTTCCCGGATGGAAGGAGGCGCGGATCAGGGTCCCAGTCCTGATTCTCGGCTCGCTTGACGGCGTTGAGGTTGGCTATCGTCAGCTTCGCCGTTCGGCGCCGCTCGAGACACAGGAAGTTGAAACGCCGGAAGGGACGTTGATCATCCCGACGCTGGCGGAGATGCTGAGAGTGAAGGCTTTTCTCATCTACGAGCGGGATACCACTCGAGACTTCGTTGATTTTGCCGAGCTGTCTCGTCTACTCGAACCGGACGAAGTAGTGGATGCTCTGAGTGTGCTTGATGAGAAGTTTGGTTGGGAAAAGCAGCCGTCGATCATCCTCGAAGTGACTAAGGCCCTTATGCGGCCCGAGCCGCACGACCGAGGCACCAACGGATTCGAGACGCTTCGGTTTCTCGATCCTAAGCTAAAGACCTGGGAAGAAGTGGCGGCGCAGTGCTGCGACATCGGGCGGCGTCTGGCGGTTAGAACGTTAGGTGGGAACTCAGATGCAACATAGGAATATCAACACTGAAGAATGGTCGCGAATGGCGATTGATTCTCTTTTTGAGCGCGGAGTTCTTCCCGATTGGCGCGAATTCGCGCAAGCCTTGCGGCGGGACGCTGACCTAGCAAGCGAAACCCTCCTAATGTGTGAGCGCCATCCCAACAAAGCGTCGGCCGCGCTTGCCCGCACACTGGCCGAGCATTTTCACCCTGAACTTCTTCGGCGGTGACCATCACGATGAGCAACAGCCCGAACCTCCTCTCAGGACTGCGTGTGATCGACTGCGGCACCTACATCGCCGGGCCGGCCGCGGCTACCATGATGTCCGACTTCGG
Protein-coding sequences here:
- a CDS encoding PadR family transcriptional regulator translates to MSPKAYLSHSAAAILQALSNGYQYGFDIMDITGLPSGTVYPALRRLEETSLIDSKWEKAGIAQREGRPPRKYYELTSDGKDALAEATKRYRMLENLAPYPSKIKPSRERG
- a CDS encoding cyclase family protein — translated: MRFITVFSLVTVMLSGMIFSVLAGSYSDKKLTKADVDAMMKELSNWGRWGKDDQLGAMNLITPAKRKQAAALVKDGVSISLARDTNTETAPDNAQPYEHSMTLSGVGNRGQFSLDKIGVSFHGYQHTHLDALCHMFWQGKMYNGFSQEEVTKEGAAKLSIANLKPGVFTRGILIDLPKLKGVPYLEPGTPIYPEDLDAWEKMAKIKVSPGDVIFVRTGRWARRAAVGAWDVSGKSAGLHASCARWIRQRDVAIIGSDVASDLLPSGIDGVSHPIHQLVLVAMGVHIFDNCDLEAVSEACAKRNRWDFLLTAAPIAVVGGTGSPLNPIATF
- a CDS encoding PQQ-binding-like beta-propeller repeat protein, translating into MESPGRLLITMVLAGVVSVSSEGIAAFRNDAEQQQPPQADPASAEIYQQKCAMCHENPVDRVPPRFLIARRSAEDVIHTLTTGAMKQQAAGLNADQIRALAIYLTGKQPGAPVQANLEANRCKGSGGPINLNGPQWNGWGRDNQNSRYQPKPELKAEDVPKLKVKWAWSHPGPMATGQPVIIGDRLYITTEVGQIFCLNAQTGCTYWTMNAGAAVRAAMSVGPLPPGSQARFALYFGDEKSNVQAVDAATGRLLWKTKIEEHLLSRITGSPVLYRDRIYVPVSSFEETAGRDSKYECCTFRGSVVALNAYSGKVLWKTFTVQDVPKPFKKNSTGTQMYGPAGGAIWSAPALDLKRKLIYAGSGNSYTDAATALTDAIIAFDMETGKIKWSNQVTPKDNFLVGCRQPGVGNCPEEAGPDYDFGSSPILHTLPNGKQVILAGQKSGVMYALDPGDNGKILWQVKVGNGGALGGIEWGFAADSENAYVPMADVFGAGRKPGITALKIATGEKLWYVPAPPAKCSWGTTRCANSQSQAATVIPGAVFSGTADGHLRAYSTKDGTVIWDFDTAAEPYDGVNGVKAKGGTLDGGGPTIANGVLYVNSGYGRIIGQPGNVLLAFTVDGK
- a CDS encoding nucleotidyl transferase AbiEii/AbiGii toxin family protein, translating into MRDEVDQRGTSAATQPGGSITIPPELADVVRVGVRAGREVPGSVALGGSVCALFAHHRESIDIDFVLTDLNKRFQEVREHLLEVPGWKEARIRVPVLILGSLDGVEVGYRQLRRSAPLETQEVETPEGTLIIPTLAEMLRVKAFLIYERDTTRDFVDFAELSRLLEPDEVVDALSVLDEKFGWEKQPSIILEVTKALMRPEPHDRGTNGFETLRFLDPKLKTWEEVAAQCCDIGRRLAVRTLGGNSDAT